Proteins co-encoded in one alpha proteobacterium HIMB5 genomic window:
- a CDS encoding dimethyladenosine transferase (PFAM: Ribosomal RNA adenine dimethylase~TIGRFAM: dimethyladenosine transferase): MKAIPKKSLGQNFLIDRNIIEKIIKITKIQNKNILEIGPGTGNLTEYILQEKPNYLTVIEKDENLCQKLLMRFKDKIKIINNDILKENFEVINSNKKFTVFGNLPYNISTEIICRWVLNLKENYWFDELVLMFQKEVADRIIAKENTSQFGRLAILMNWRLNIKKVFDIGPNSFSPKPKIDSSVLHFSPKNNFQRFKNSKSIEIVTRTFFNQRRKMIKNPLKQLFKNPKEISNKLNIDLNLRPQNLSILKFYEIISEYEKLRS, encoded by the coding sequence GTGAAAGCTATTCCAAAAAAAAGCTTGGGTCAAAACTTTCTGATCGATAGAAATATAATAGAAAAAATTATTAAAATTACAAAAATTCAAAATAAGAATATTTTAGAAATTGGTCCTGGAACTGGAAATTTAACAGAATATATCCTTCAAGAAAAACCCAATTATCTTACAGTCATAGAAAAAGATGAAAATTTATGTCAAAAATTATTAATGAGATTTAAAGATAAAATAAAAATTATAAATAATGATATCTTAAAAGAAAATTTTGAAGTAATAAACTCAAATAAAAAATTTACAGTTTTTGGTAATCTTCCTTACAATATCTCAACAGAAATAATTTGTAGATGGGTTTTGAATTTAAAAGAAAATTATTGGTTTGATGAATTAGTTTTAATGTTTCAAAAAGAAGTTGCTGATAGAATTATTGCCAAAGAAAATACATCTCAATTTGGTAGATTAGCAATTTTGATGAATTGGAGATTGAATATTAAAAAAGTTTTTGATATTGGTCCTAATAGTTTTTCTCCAAAACCAAAAATTGATAGCTCTGTGTTACATTTTTCTCCAAAAAACAATTTTCAAAGATTTAAAAATTCAAAAAGTATCGAAATAGTTACAAGAACATTTTTTAATCAAAGAAGAAAAATGATTAAAAATCCATTAAAACAACTATTCAAAAATCCGAAAGAAATTTCAAACAAATTAAATATTGATTTAAATTTAAGACCTCAAAACTTATCAATACTTAAATTCTATGAAATAATTAGTGAATATGAAAAATTAAGAAGTTAA
- a CDS encoding Pyridoxal phosphate biosynthetic protein PdxA (PFAM: Pyridoxal phosphate biosynthetic protein PdxA), with product MSKSFNPILVVAGDPKSIFLEIFFKSIKFSKRPLILIVDKKILKQQMRILGFEFKLNEILEQNIYKIKHNIRTINFIDVPLMNTNDTREYIEECFNISLKILKQNKNLPIINGPINKEKFLKNRYLGITEYLGSKTNKLKDVVMLIYNKKLSVSPLTTHLPLKDVHKNISKSKIINHVKKIDFFLDKHHKKKPNIAITGLNPHCESNYKKSEEKNIIIPTINYLKSKKFNISGPFPADTIFLKNNYKKFDVIIGMYHDQVLTPIKSIFGFNAINITLGLPFIRISPDHGPNVKMFGKNISNPDSLREAIKFLNLQ from the coding sequence ATGTCAAAAAGCTTTAATCCAATTTTGGTTGTTGCTGGTGATCCAAAAAGTATATTTTTAGAAATTTTTTTTAAATCTATAAAATTTTCTAAAAGGCCATTAATTTTGATTGTTGATAAAAAAATTTTAAAACAACAAATGAGAATATTGGGTTTTGAATTTAAATTAAATGAAATATTGGAACAAAATATTTATAAAATAAAGCATAATATTAGAACTATTAATTTTATTGATGTTCCTCTGATGAATACAAATGATACAAGAGAATATATAGAAGAATGCTTTAATATTTCTTTAAAGATATTAAAGCAAAATAAAAACTTACCGATAATTAACGGTCCTATAAATAAGGAAAAATTTCTTAAAAATAGATATTTAGGAATTACAGAATATTTGGGAAGTAAAACAAATAAACTAAAAGATGTTGTAATGTTGATATATAACAAAAAACTCTCTGTTAGTCCTCTCACAACTCACTTGCCATTGAAAGATGTTCATAAGAACATATCAAAATCTAAAATAATCAATCATGTGAAAAAAATTGATTTTTTTTTGGATAAACATCATAAAAAAAAACCTAATATTGCTATAACGGGACTTAATCCTCACTGTGAGAGTAATTATAAAAAAAGTGAAGAAAAAAATATTATAATACCTACAATTAATTATTTAAAATCAAAAAAATTTAATATTTCTGGGCCTTTTCCAGCCGACACAATTTTTTTGAAAAATAATTATAAAAAATTTGATGTGATAATTGGAATGTATCACGATCAAGTTTTGACACCAATAAAATCAATATTTGGTTTCAATGCAATAAATATCACATTAGGCTTGCCTTTTATTAGAATTTCTCCTGATCATGGGCCAAACGTAAAAATGTTTGGTAAAAATATTTCTAATCCTGATAGTTTAAGAGAAGCTATAAAGTTTTTAAATTTACAGTGA
- a CDS encoding PPIC-like rotamase family protein (PFAM: PPIC-type PPIASE domain), producing the protein MIRKFLIFLTLFLLPTIILSQEIKILYKVNDEIITSYDVSKEIEFMKLNSDLSKVDYKTIFTIAENSLIREKIKKDEVEKKFEINYEIESNSNQLNALIKNFYLKIGFDTEGEFTEHLNKRNIGLSEFKIKFIIEKYWNKIIFEKYISLVDIDEEKIKSKVQNMIDNNSKIQNYFLSEIVFSEKDKNQNEKKLSEIKNSIENVGFKETAILYSLSETAKIGGVIGWVNENQISNLILDKIKFLEIGKISEPIITSGGTIILKVENKELIEEKIDKKKEIEKMITFEKNRILNEYSTLYFKELENKAYVKKL; encoded by the coding sequence ATGATTAGAAAATTTTTAATTTTTTTAACCTTATTTTTGTTACCAACTATAATTTTATCTCAAGAAATAAAAATTCTTTATAAAGTTAATGACGAAATCATTACAAGTTATGATGTATCAAAAGAAATTGAGTTTATGAAACTTAATAGCGATTTAAGTAAAGTAGATTATAAAACAATCTTTACTATAGCTGAAAATTCTTTAATTAGGGAAAAAATAAAAAAAGATGAAGTAGAGAAAAAATTTGAAATTAATTATGAAATAGAGTCTAATTCAAATCAATTAAACGCTTTGATAAAAAATTTTTATCTTAAAATTGGATTTGATACAGAAGGTGAATTTACAGAACATCTAAATAAAAGAAATATTGGTTTAAGTGAATTCAAAATAAAATTTATAATTGAAAAATATTGGAATAAAATTATTTTTGAAAAGTATATCTCTCTTGTGGATATAGATGAAGAAAAAATTAAGTCTAAGGTTCAGAACATGATAGATAATAATTCAAAAATTCAAAATTATTTCTTATCTGAAATTGTTTTTTCTGAAAAAGATAAAAACCAAAACGAGAAAAAATTATCTGAAATTAAAAATTCAATAGAAAATGTAGGATTTAAAGAAACAGCAATACTGTATAGTTTATCAGAAACTGCAAAAATTGGTGGGGTAATTGGTTGGGTCAATGAAAATCAAATTTCAAATTTAATATTAGATAAAATTAAATTTTTGGAAATTGGAAAAATATCTGAACCAATAATTACATCTGGTGGTACTATAATATTAAAAGTTGAAAATAAAGAATTAATTGAAGAAAAAATTGATAAAAAAAAAGAAATAGAAAAAATGATCACTTTTGAAAAAAATAGAATTCTAAATGAATACTCTACACTTTATTTCAAAGAATTAGAAAATAAGGCATATGTCAAAAAGCTTTAA